A section of the Macadamia integrifolia cultivar HAES 741 chromosome 9, SCU_Mint_v3, whole genome shotgun sequence genome encodes:
- the LOC122087980 gene encoding annexin-like protein RJ4, producing the protein MATLIAPDNPSPVEDAEALRKACQGWGTDEKAIISVLGHRNAVQRKLIRQAYEQIYGEDLIKSLESELSGDFEKAVYRWILDPTERDAVLVNVALRHSIPDYRVIAEIASVRSPEELLGVKRAYHLRYKRSLEEDVAAHTNGDCRKLLVALLGTFRYDGDETNANLARSEAGILHDVIQGKIFNHEEVIRILGTRSKAQLNATFNFYRDEHGNSITKSLLGDPADEFLAALRTAIRCIYDPHKYFEKVLRNAISKPGTDEDGLTRVIVTRAEKDLKDIKEMYNHRNNMTLEHAIAKETSGDYKDFLLTLVGTEGH; encoded by the exons ATGGCTACTCTCATAGCTCCTGACAACCCTTCTCCAGTTGAAGATGCTGAAGCCCTCAGAAAAGCTTGCCAAg GATGGGGAACAGATGAGAAAGCCATAATCTCAGTACTTGGGCACAGAAATGCAGTTCAAAGGAAGCTAATAAGGCAAGCTTATGAACAGATATATGGAGAGGATCTCATCAAAAGCCTTGAGTCTGAACTTTCTGGGGACTTTGAG AAAGCTGTCTACCGTTGGATACTTGATCCAACTGAAAGGGATGCAGTCCTAGTTAATGTGGCATTGAGGCATTCCATACCTGACTACCGAGTGATTGCTGAAATTGCAAGTGTTAGGTCTCCTGAAGAGCTTTTGGGAGTGAAAAGGGCATACCATTTGCGATATAAGCGATCTCTGGAAGAAGATGTCGCCGCCCACACCAATGGTGATTGTCGCAAG CTTCTGGTTGCCTTGTTGGGAACATTTAGGTATGATGGTGATGAGACTAATGCCAATTTAGCTCGGTCAGAGGCCGGTATCCTTCATGATGTGATCCAGGGGAAGATCTTTAACCATGAAGAGGTTATTAGAATCCTGGGCACAAGGAGCAAGGCACAGCTCAATGCAACTTTCAACTTCTACAGGGATGAACATGGCAATTCCATCACCAAG AGCTTATTGGGGGATCCTGCTGATGAGTTCTTAGCAGCATTGCGAACGGCAATCCGATGCATCTATGATCCTCATAAATACTTTGAAAAG GTGTTGCGCAATGCAATAAGCAAGCCAGGAACAGATGAAGATGGACTCACTCGTGTGATTGTTACGCGTGCagagaaggatttgaaggaCATCAAGGAGATGTATAACCATAGAAACAATATGACTCTTGAGCATGCCATAGCAAAGGAAACTTCTGGGGATTACAAGGATTTCCTCCTCACTTTGGTGGGGACTGAAGGGCATTAG